The Hyphomicrobiales bacterium genome has a window encoding:
- the gcvPA gene encoding putative glycine dehydrogenase (decarboxylating) subunit 1 (Evidence 3 : Putative function from multiple computational evidences): MRYLPLTETDREDMLARIGVSDVDALFSDVPAGKLLKAPVDLPRAKGELEVERILGKMAGRNTAASAVPFFVGAGAYKHHVPATVDHLIQRSEFLTSYTPYQPEIAQGTLQYLFEFQTQIAALTGMEVANASMYDGSTGTGEAVLMAHRVTKRRKAVLSGGLHPHYTAVVETLSEMANDEVVALKPDVSASEDILSQIDDSVSCVVVQSPDVFGNLRDLKPIAEKAHAHGALLIAVFTEVVSLGAAVPPGAQDADIVVGEGQSIGNALNFGGPYVGLFAAQSKYIRQMPGRLCGETVDSQGQRGFVLTLSTREQHIRRDKATSNICTNSGLCVLAFTIHMTLLGQEGFTRLAEVNHANAVKLADLLAGVEGVKVLNESFFNEFTVKLKKPAAEVVEVLAAKGILAGVPVSRLLPHAGLDDLLIIASTEVNTDEDRAALVAALVEVL, encoded by the coding sequence ATGCGCTATCTCCCGCTCACCGAGACCGACCGCGAGGACATGCTCGCGCGGATCGGCGTCTCCGATGTCGACGCGCTGTTCAGCGACGTGCCGGCCGGCAAGCTCCTGAAGGCGCCGGTCGACCTGCCTCGTGCCAAGGGGGAGCTCGAGGTCGAGCGCATCCTCGGCAAGATGGCCGGCCGGAACACCGCCGCCTCCGCCGTGCCGTTCTTCGTCGGCGCCGGTGCCTACAAGCACCATGTCCCGGCGACGGTGGATCACCTGATCCAGCGCTCGGAGTTCCTGACCAGCTACACGCCCTATCAGCCCGAGATCGCGCAGGGCACGCTGCAATATCTCTTCGAGTTCCAGACCCAGATCGCGGCGCTGACCGGCATGGAGGTCGCCAACGCCTCGATGTATGACGGCTCGACCGGCACCGGCGAAGCCGTGCTGATGGCGCATCGCGTCACCAAGCGCCGCAAGGCGGTGCTCTCCGGCGGCCTGCATCCGCATTACACCGCGGTCGTCGAGACCCTCTCCGAGATGGCCAATGACGAGGTCGTGGCGTTGAAGCCCGACGTCTCCGCCAGCGAGGACATCCTCTCCCAGATCGACGACAGCGTCTCCTGCGTCGTCGTCCAGTCGCCGGACGTCTTCGGCAACCTGCGCGACCTGAAGCCGATAGCCGAGAAGGCCCATGCCCATGGCGCGCTGCTGATCGCGGTCTTCACCGAGGTCGTCTCGCTCGGCGCCGCCGTGCCGCCGGGCGCGCAGGATGCCGACATCGTCGTAGGCGAGGGCCAGTCGATCGGCAATGCGCTGAACTTCGGCGGCCCCTATGTCGGCCTCTTCGCCGCCCAGTCGAAATATATCCGCCAGATGCCGGGCCGGCTCTGCGGCGAGACGGTCGACAGCCAGGGCCAGCGCGGCTTCGTGCTGACGCTCTCGACCCGCGAGCAGCATATCCGCCGCGACAAGGCGACCTCGAACATCTGCACCAATTCCGGCCTCTGCGTGCTGGCCTTCACCATCCACATGACGCTGCTCGGGCAGGAGGGCTTTACGCGGCTGGCAGAGGTGAACCACGCCAATGCGGTGAAGCTCGCCGATCTGCTGGCGGGGGTGGAAGGCGTCAAGGTGCTCAACGAGAGCTTCTTCAACGAGTTCACCGTGAAGCTGAAGAAGCCGGCCGCCGAGGTCGTCGAGGTGTTGGCTGCCAAGGGCATCCTGGCCGGCGTCCCCGTCTCGCGGCTGTTGCCGCATGCCGGACTGGACGATCTGCTGATCATCGCCTCGACCGAGGTGAATACCGATGAAGACCGGGCGGCCCTCGTGGCGGCGCTCGTGGAGGTGCTGTGA
- the atpF gene encoding ATP synthase subunit b 1 — translation MDTFWVAVALVIFLAILVKFGVPGAIVKALDARGEKVAQELAEARRLRQEAEKLLAEYDAKRKAAEAEAAEIVSSANDEAKRLAAEAEAKLADFVARRTKAAEEKIAQAESQAEAEVRAAAAEAATKAAETILRGQMAGKAADAAFAAGLNEVKAKLN, via the coding sequence ATGGATACTTTCTGGGTCGCCGTAGCGCTCGTCATCTTCCTGGCCATCCTGGTCAAGTTCGGCGTGCCGGGCGCGATCGTGAAGGCGCTCGACGCTCGCGGCGAGAAGGTCGCGCAGGAGCTGGCGGAAGCCCGCCGCCTGCGTCAGGAGGCCGAGAAGCTGCTCGCCGAGTACGACGCCAAGCGCAAGGCCGCCGAGGCCGAAGCCGCCGAGATCGTCTCGTCCGCCAATGACGAAGCCAAGCGCCTCGCCGCCGAGGCCGAGGCCAAGCTCGCCGACTTCGTCGCCCGCCGCACCAAGGCGGCCGAGGAGAAGATCGCCCAGGCCGAAAGCCAGGCCGAGGCCGAGGTTCGCGCTGCGGCTGCGGAAGCCGCCACCAAGGCTGCCGAGACCATCCTGCGCGGCCAGATGGCCGGCAAGGCTGCCGATGCCGCCTTTGCCGCCGGGCTGAACGAGGTCAAGGCCAAGCTTAACTGA
- the atpE gene encoding ATP synthase subunit c, translating to MDPVAAKFIGAGLASLGMGLAAIGVGTIFGNFLSGALRNPSAADGQFPRAFIGAALAEGLGIFAFVVALVLLFVV from the coding sequence ATGGATCCTGTTGCAGCCAAGTTCATCGGCGCCGGCCTCGCCTCGCTCGGCATGGGCCTCGCCGCCATCGGCGTCGGCACCATCTTCGGCAACTTCCTCTCGGGCGCGCTGCGCAACCCGTCGGCCGCCGACGGCCAGTTCCCGCGCGCCTTCATCGGCGCGGCGCTCGCCGAAGGTCTGGGCATCTTCGCGTTCGTCGTCGCGCTCGTCCTGCTCTTCGTGGTCTGA
- the atpF gene encoding ATP synthase subunit b 2: MAVASFATLLAGAAQAATPGLSGEKASFPPFDPTHFASNLFWLAITFAALYWLMSKVALPRLGSILEERADTIGRDLDQATQMQAKAEDMAQAYEKALAEARKNAQGIAQTAREAGAKASDAQRHATEAELAAKMAQAEATIAKTKTDAMGNVRDLGSDIAAAIVTKLTGQAPSASEASAAVDQALARG, from the coding sequence GTGGCTGTCGCCTCGTTCGCCACTCTGCTGGCGGGTGCGGCGCAGGCTGCCACTCCGGGCCTGAGCGGCGAGAAGGCGTCTTTTCCGCCCTTCGACCCGACTCACTTCGCCAGCAACCTGTTCTGGCTCGCGATCACCTTCGCCGCTCTCTACTGGCTGATGTCCAAGGTCGCACTGCCGCGCCTCGGCTCCATCCTGGAAGAGCGTGCGGACACGATCGGCCGCGATCTCGACCAGGCCACGCAGATGCAGGCCAAGGCCGAGGACATGGCACAGGCCTATGAGAAGGCTCTCGCCGAGGCCCGCAAGAACGCCCAGGGTATCGCCCAGACGGCGCGCGAAGCCGGCGCCAAGGCGAGCGACGCCCAGCGTCACGCCACCGAGGCGGAGCTTGCCGCCAAGATGGCGCAGGCCGAGGCGACCATCGCCAAGACCAAGACCGATGCGATGGGCAATGTCCGCGATCTCGGCAGCGACATCGCCGCCGCCATCGTCACCAAGCTGACAGGTCAGGCTCCCAGCGCCAGCGAGGCGTCGGCTGCCGTCGACCAGGCCCTGGCGCGCGGCTGA
- a CDS encoding ATP synthase protein I has protein sequence MSEPDPNASDSELRARLGSLKSAIKRAEENEKPGASPAGEDKALAGAMSSGFRAATDLAGGIIAGALIGYFGDRWLGTSPFLLIAFLVIGTIAGFRSVYRLGSRPTSGSKGGPKAN, from the coding sequence ATGTCCGAACCCGACCCAAACGCCTCAGACTCGGAGTTGCGCGCAAGACTGGGTTCCCTCAAGTCCGCGATCAAACGGGCGGAGGAGAACGAAAAGCCGGGCGCGAGTCCGGCTGGAGAGGACAAGGCCCTCGCGGGAGCGATGTCCTCAGGTTTTCGCGCAGCGACGGACCTGGCAGGCGGCATCATCGCGGGTGCCCTGATCGGGTACTTCGGCGACCGGTGGCTGGGAACGTCCCCGTTCCTGCTGATCGCCTTTCTGGTGATCGGGACCATCGCGGGCTTCAGATCCGTCTATCGGCTCGGTTCGCGTCCGACCTCCGGGTCGAAAGGCGGTCCGAAAGCGAATTGA
- the smc gene encoding Chromosome partition protein Smc — protein sequence MHLTRLKLAGFKTFVEPTEFLIEPGLTGVVGPNGCGKSNLVEALRWVMGESSFKNMRGSGMDDVIFGGSNERPARNMAEVSLTLDNSDRKAPAAFNEVDVLEVTRRIEREEGSTYRINGKEVRARDVQLLFADAATGARSPALVRQGQISEIISAKPQSRRRILEDAAGIAGLHSRRHEAELRLKGAEDNLTRLEDVLGEIDGQIEALQRQARQAGRYRSLAADIRRAEAVLALIALQAARAQEAQAGHVLAEAVRGVADQTVLQAEAAKRQAIAAHEMPALREGEATAAAALVRLKRGLDEIEAENRRARQRAEELGRRLAELQADLTRQETIGRDAAESLARLGEEDAALAREGDGAGSSAEAAVTAQREAEAALVAAEAEQATAQAALSDLAAHRGALERALREAREREQRTTGERDKLRRELEALDASDAKTLLDRLREALALAEKAMKAAEAEAGAARAAVGAAREREAALRAPLAEADRRAQRLDTEIGTLRKLLAPAGGDGWPPILEAVDVAKGYEIALGAALGDDLDASTETAAPAHWDDTGAGSGDPALPEGAEPLLAHVEAPAALRRRLAQIGVVARADGETLRHALRPGQILISREGDLWRWDGFTSAADAPSPSARRLSEKNRLVDLEREAKAARKSADTARRALEAVGAEAGKAAQAETAAIEASRQARRAVEQAREQLSIAERRAAETLVKRSTLAEAIKRLGHAVSEAAQQVAAQETGLAALPASPELDNALLKARVLLGEARAAASDARARVQTLAREAELRARRRSSIAADTAAWTARAAASLQTADETRRRITAASAEHRTLLEAPDTFLTERRRLVAEIEQAEGARRDAADRLAAGETALAEADRQARLALEGLSGARERRASAEARLDAARQRVADIIRQIEDGLDTGLDGLQAIAGVKPGDALPESEALERRLANLKSERERLGAVNLRADNELSEVKAKRESLSGERDDLTEAIRRLRQAIGALNREGRERLIAAFDVVNGHFQRLFGVLFGGGEAELRLVDSEDPLDAGLEIFARPPGKKPQVMTLLSGGEQALTATALIFAVFLTNPSPICVLDEVDAPLDDANVERYCDLLVDMARNTQTRFILITHNPITMARMERLFGVTMAERGVSQMVSVDLATAERIREAS from the coding sequence ATGCATCTGACGCGCCTCAAGCTCGCCGGCTTCAAGACCTTCGTCGAGCCCACCGAATTCCTGATCGAGCCGGGGCTGACCGGCGTCGTCGGGCCGAATGGCTGCGGCAAGTCCAATCTCGTCGAAGCCCTGCGCTGGGTGATGGGCGAAAGCTCGTTCAAGAACATGCGCGGCTCGGGGATGGACGACGTCATCTTCGGCGGCTCGAACGAGCGCCCGGCCCGCAACATGGCCGAAGTGTCGCTGACGCTCGACAACAGCGACCGCAAGGCGCCGGCCGCCTTCAACGAGGTGGATGTCCTCGAGGTCACGCGCCGGATCGAGCGCGAGGAAGGCTCGACCTATCGCATCAACGGCAAGGAGGTGCGGGCCAGGGACGTGCAGCTCCTCTTCGCCGATGCCGCGACCGGCGCGCGCTCGCCCGCCCTCGTCCGGCAGGGGCAGATCAGCGAGATCATCTCGGCCAAGCCGCAATCGCGCCGCCGCATCCTCGAAGACGCCGCCGGCATCGCCGGGCTGCACAGCCGCCGCCACGAGGCCGAACTCCGGCTCAAGGGCGCCGAGGACAACCTGACGCGGCTGGAAGACGTGCTCGGCGAGATCGACGGGCAGATCGAGGCCTTGCAGCGGCAGGCGCGGCAGGCCGGGCGCTATCGCAGTCTGGCCGCCGATATCCGCCGCGCCGAAGCGGTCCTGGCGCTGATCGCCCTGCAGGCCGCCCGCGCGCAGGAGGCACAGGCCGGGCATGTGCTGGCGGAGGCGGTGCGCGGCGTCGCCGACCAGACCGTCCTCCAGGCCGAGGCCGCGAAGCGCCAGGCCATCGCCGCCCATGAGATGCCGGCGCTGCGCGAGGGCGAAGCGACGGCCGCCGCCGCTCTCGTGCGTCTGAAGCGCGGGCTCGACGAAATCGAAGCCGAGAATCGCCGCGCCCGGCAAAGGGCGGAGGAACTCGGTCGCCGCCTCGCGGAGCTGCAGGCCGACCTGACGCGACAGGAAACCATCGGCCGCGACGCCGCCGAGAGCCTCGCCCGGCTGGGGGAGGAAGACGCCGCCCTCGCCCGCGAAGGCGATGGGGCTGGTTCCAGCGCCGAAGCGGCCGTGACCGCGCAACGAGAGGCCGAAGCCGCGCTTGTCGCGGCGGAGGCCGAGCAAGCCACCGCGCAAGCCGCGCTATCCGATCTCGCGGCTCACCGGGGAGCCCTGGAACGCGCGCTGCGCGAGGCCCGCGAACGGGAGCAGCGTACCACCGGCGAGCGCGACAAGCTGCGCCGCGAACTCGAAGCCCTCGATGCCTCGGACGCCAAGACGCTCCTCGATCGGCTGCGGGAAGCCCTGGCGCTGGCCGAGAAGGCGATGAAGGCCGCCGAGGCCGAGGCCGGCGCCGCCCGCGCAGCCGTCGGAGCTGCGCGCGAACGCGAAGCGGCGCTGCGCGCACCCCTCGCCGAGGCAGACCGCCGTGCGCAGCGGCTCGACACCGAGATCGGTACGCTGCGCAAGCTGCTGGCCCCGGCAGGCGGCGATGGCTGGCCGCCGATCCTCGAAGCCGTCGACGTCGCCAAGGGGTACGAGATCGCGCTCGGTGCCGCCCTCGGCGACGATCTGGATGCGTCGACTGAGACGGCGGCCCCGGCCCATTGGGACGATACCGGCGCGGGCAGCGGCGACCCCGCCTTGCCGGAGGGGGCCGAGCCGCTGCTTGCGCATGTCGAGGCGCCGGCCGCCCTGAGGCGGCGGCTGGCGCAGATCGGCGTCGTCGCGCGCGCTGACGGCGAAACGCTGCGGCATGCGTTGCGCCCGGGCCAGATCCTGATCTCGCGCGAGGGCGATCTCTGGCGCTGGGACGGCTTCACCAGCGCGGCGGACGCGCCCTCGCCTTCCGCCCGACGCCTCTCCGAGAAGAATCGCCTCGTCGATCTGGAGCGGGAGGCCAAGGCCGCGCGCAAATCCGCAGACACCGCCCGCCGGGCCCTGGAAGCCGTCGGTGCCGAGGCCGGCAAGGCGGCGCAGGCCGAGACCGCAGCGATCGAGGCCTCGCGGCAGGCCCGCCGCGCGGTCGAGCAGGCCCGCGAACAGCTCTCCATCGCCGAACGCCGAGCGGCGGAAACGCTGGTGAAGCGCTCGACGCTGGCCGAGGCGATCAAGCGGCTCGGCCACGCCGTGTCCGAGGCCGCCCAGCAGGTTGCGGCACAGGAAACGGGGCTCGCCGCCCTGCCGGCCTCGCCCGAGCTCGACAATGCGCTGCTCAAGGCGCGGGTGTTGCTGGGCGAAGCTCGCGCCGCTGCTTCCGATGCGCGTGCGCGGGTCCAGACGCTGGCGCGAGAGGCGGAATTGCGCGCCCGGCGCCGCAGCTCCATCGCCGCCGATACCGCGGCCTGGACGGCGCGCGCTGCGGCCAGCCTTCAGACCGCCGACGAAACGCGCCGCCGGATCACGGCCGCCAGCGCCGAACACAGGACCCTGCTGGAGGCGCCGGACACCTTCCTGACCGAGCGTCGCCGGCTCGTCGCCGAGATCGAACAGGCGGAGGGCGCCCGCCGCGACGCGGCCGACCGCCTCGCCGCCGGAGAAACGGCCCTGGCGGAAGCCGACCGGCAGGCGCGCCTCGCCCTCGAAGGGCTCTCCGGGGCGCGTGAGCGCCGCGCCTCGGCGGAGGCCCGCCTGGACGCAGCCCGCCAGCGCGTCGCCGACATCATCCGCCAGATCGAGGACGGGCTGGATACCGGGCTCGACGGGCTGCAAGCCATCGCCGGCGTCAAGCCGGGCGATGCGCTGCCGGAGTCCGAGGCGCTCGAACGGCGCCTCGCCAATCTCAAGAGCGAGCGCGAGCGGCTCGGCGCCGTCAATCTTCGCGCCGACAACGAACTGAGCGAGGTAAAGGCCAAGCGCGAGAGCCTTTCCGGCGAGCGCGACGATCTGACCGAGGCGATCCGCCGGCTGCGGCAGGCGATCGGGGCGCTCAATCGCGAAGGGCGCGAAAGGCTTATCGCCGCCTTCGACGTCGTCAACGGCCATTTTCAGCGGCTCTTCGGCGTGCTGTTCGGCGGTGGCGAGGCGGAGCTGCGGCTCGTGGATTCGGAAGATCCGCTCGACGCCGGGCTGGAGATCTTCGCCCGCCCGCCCGGCAAGAAGCCGCAGGTGATGACGCTGCTCTCCGGCGGCGAGCAGGCGCTGACCGCGACGGCGCTGATCTTCGCCGTGTTCCTGACCAATCCCTCGCCGATCTGCGTGCTCGACGAGGTCGACGCGCCGCTCGACGACGCCAATGTCGAGCGTTATTGCGACCTGCTCGTCGACATGGCCCGGAACACGCAGACGCGCTTCATCCTGATCACGCACAACCCGATCACCATGGCGCGGATGGAACGGCTCTTCGGCGTGACCATGGCCGAACGTGGCGTCAGCCAGATGGTTTCTGTCGATCTGGCGACGGCCGAGCGCATCCGCGAGGCGAGCTGA
- the gcvPB gene encoding putative glycine dehydrogenase (decarboxylating) subunit 2 (Evidence 3 : Putative function from multiple computational evidences), producing MLNRQGRPTQAGEAAHAEHATFTGNKALQQIEPLIFEIGHHEATGVDIEKPAPFKSRLGKHARQGEIGLPGLSEPETMRHYVRLSQKNYGIDTGLFPLGSCTMKHNARLNEKMARLPGFSDVHPLQPLSTVPGALDLMLELARYLMTLTGMPAVALSPKAGAHGEACGMMAIKAAIEAKGEGATRNVVLVPESAHGTNPATAALIGFSVKAVPARPDGTVAVEDVKALLGPDIAAIMLTNPNTCGIFEPQIVEIAAAMHDAGAYFYCDGANFNAIVGKARPGDLGVDAMHINLHKTFSTPHGGGGPGAGPVVLSERLAPFAPVPFIHVENGKPHLIESREEAPAGNKPFGRMTAFHGQMGMYVRALAYMLSHGSDGMRQASEDAVLNANYIRAGLADLMSLPFPDHPSMHEVLFDDEWLKGSGVSTLDFAKAMIDEGYHPMTVYFPLVVHGAMLIEPTESESKASLDLFIATLRDLAMAAKGNDKERFTSAPHHAPIRRLDETRAARQPVLKWEKPTPAKAAE from the coding sequence ATGCTGAACCGTCAGGGACGTCCCACCCAGGCCGGCGAGGCCGCTCATGCCGAGCACGCCACCTTCACCGGCAACAAGGCGCTGCAGCAGATCGAGCCGCTGATCTTCGAGATCGGCCATCACGAGGCGACCGGTGTCGACATCGAGAAGCCGGCGCCGTTCAAGTCGCGGCTGGGCAAGCATGCGCGCCAGGGCGAGATCGGCCTGCCCGGCCTCTCCGAGCCCGAGACGATGCGCCACTATGTCCGCCTCAGCCAGAAGAACTACGGCATCGACACCGGGCTCTTCCCGCTCGGCTCCTGCACGATGAAGCACAATGCCCGCCTCAACGAGAAGATGGCGCGGCTTCCGGGCTTCTCCGACGTGCATCCGCTGCAGCCGCTCTCGACCGTGCCCGGCGCGCTCGACCTGATGCTGGAGCTCGCCCGCTACCTGATGACGCTGACTGGCATGCCGGCCGTCGCGCTGAGCCCCAAGGCCGGCGCCCATGGCGAGGCTTGCGGCATGATGGCGATCAAGGCCGCGATCGAGGCGAAGGGCGAGGGCGCGACCCGTAACGTCGTGCTCGTCCCCGAATCGGCCCATGGCACCAATCCGGCGACGGCGGCCCTGATCGGCTTCTCGGTGAAGGCGGTTCCCGCTCGTCCGGATGGCACCGTCGCGGTCGAGGACGTCAAGGCCCTGCTCGGGCCGGACATCGCCGCGATCATGCTGACCAACCCGAACACCTGCGGCATCTTCGAGCCGCAGATCGTCGAGATCGCCGCGGCGATGCACGACGCCGGCGCCTATTTCTACTGCGACGGCGCCAACTTCAACGCCATCGTCGGCAAGGCCCGTCCAGGTGATCTCGGCGTCGACGCCATGCACATCAACCTGCACAAGACCTTCTCGACGCCCCATGGCGGCGGCGGCCCCGGTGCAGGCCCGGTCGTGCTCTCGGAGCGTCTGGCGCCCTTCGCGCCCGTGCCCTTCATCCATGTCGAGAACGGCAAGCCGCATCTGATCGAATCGCGCGAGGAAGCGCCGGCGGGCAACAAGCCCTTCGGCCGCATGACCGCCTTCCACGGCCAGATGGGCATGTATGTCCGCGCGCTCGCCTATATGCTGAGCCATGGCTCGGACGGCATGCGCCAGGCTTCCGAGGATGCGGTGCTGAACGCGAACTACATCCGCGCCGGTCTCGCCGACCTGATGTCGCTGCCCTTCCCGGACCATCCGTCGATGCACGAGGTGCTGTTCGACGACGAGTGGCTGAAGGGATCGGGCGTCTCGACGCTCGACTTCGCCAAGGCGATGATCGACGAGGGCTACCATCCGATGACGGTGTATTTCCCGCTCGTCGTCCATGGCGCCATGCTGATCGAGCCGACCGAGTCGGAATCGAAGGCGTCGCTCGACCTCTTCATCGCGACGCTGCGCGATCTTGCCATGGCGGCCAAGGGCAACGACAAGGAGCGCTTCACCAGCGCGCCGCACCACGCCCCGATCCGCCGCCTCGACGAGACCCGCGCCGCGCGCCAGCCGGTCCTGAAATGGGAAAAGCCGACTCCGGCGAAGGCGGCGGAGTAA
- the gcvH gene encoding glycine cleavage system H protein: MAETRYSKDHEYIRIEGDVGTVGISDYAQAQLGDVVFVELPAVGKALAKGGEAAVVESVKAASEVYAPVSGEVVAVNDELEAAPGTVNEDPAGKGWFLKIKIKDAAELDGLMNEAEYQNYVKTL; this comes from the coding sequence ATGGCCGAGACCCGTTACAGCAAGGACCACGAATATATCCGCATCGAGGGTGACGTCGGCACCGTCGGCATCTCCGACTACGCCCAGGCCCAACTCGGCGACGTTGTCTTCGTCGAGCTGCCGGCCGTGGGCAAGGCGCTGGCCAAGGGCGGCGAAGCCGCCGTGGTCGAGAGCGTCAAGGCCGCTTCCGAGGTCTACGCCCCGGTCTCGGGCGAGGTCGTCGCGGTCAATGACGAGCTCGAGGCGGCGCCCGGCACCGTCAACGAGGACCCGGCCGGCAAGGGCTGGTTCCTCAAGATCAAGATCAAGGACGCGGCCGAGCTCGACGGGCTGATGAACGAGGCCGAGTACCAGAACTACGTCAAGACGCTCTGA
- the atpB gene encoding ATP synthase subunit a, whose product MAAGGGIDPIHQFHITNLVELKPLGINLSFTNTSLWMVIVLAAVSALMVYGSSQRAVVPGRLQSLAEMTYEFVASTLTGVMGKEGMKFFPFVFSLFMFVLASNMLGMIPGSFTVTSQIIVTAAFAVLVIAVVLIYGITKHGSHFFGLFVPSGVPGWLLPFMVLIEVVSFLSRPVSLSLRLFGNMLAGHIALKVFGGFVVALLGSGALLSYAIAPLPLLLAVALTALEFLVAFLQAYVFAILTCVYLNDALHPGH is encoded by the coding sequence ATGGCGGCCGGCGGCGGAATCGATCCGATCCACCAATTCCACATCACGAATCTCGTTGAGCTGAAGCCGCTCGGCATCAATCTCTCTTTCACCAACACCTCGCTGTGGATGGTGATCGTGCTCGCCGCGGTGTCGGCGCTGATGGTCTACGGCTCGAGCCAGCGCGCGGTCGTTCCCGGCCGCCTGCAGTCGCTCGCCGAGATGACCTACGAGTTCGTGGCCTCCACGCTGACAGGCGTGATGGGCAAGGAAGGCATGAAGTTCTTCCCCTTCGTGTTCTCGCTGTTCATGTTCGTGCTGGCCAGCAACATGCTGGGCATGATCCCCGGCTCCTTCACGGTCACCAGCCAGATCATCGTCACCGCGGCCTTCGCCGTGCTCGTCATCGCGGTCGTTCTGATCTACGGCATCACCAAGCATGGCAGCCACTTCTTCGGCCTGTTCGTGCCGTCGGGCGTGCCGGGCTGGCTCCTGCCCTTCATGGTGCTGATCGAGGTCGTCTCCTTCCTGTCGCGCCCGGTCTCCCTGTCGCTGCGCCTGTTTGGCAACATGCTCGCCGGCCACATCGCGCTCAAGGTCTTCGGCGGCTTCGTCGTCGCGCTGCTCGGTTCCGGCGCGCTGCTGAGCTACGCCATCGCGCCGCTGCCGCTGCTGCTGGCGGTTGCGCTCACCGCGCTCGAGTTCCTCGTCGCCTTCCTGCAGGCCTATGTCTTCGCGATCCTGACCTGCGTCTATCTCAACGACGCGCTGCACCCCGGCCACTGA
- a CDS encoding L,D-transpeptidase family protein, whose protein sequence is MSARPSILAAAAALLLASTALVRANEPSYGPNTYDRTLEALIAHEDVANRGGWPKVPGSAAALKPGSQGPDVVALKQRLLASGDLAPESAAGDVYDAAVTEGVKRFQRRHGLSDLGTVGRLTLKAMNTPVESRLNQLTATLERLKGNGFNFASRYVVVNIPGASVEAVENGTVQQRHLAIVGRPDRPSPVIQANISSVNLNPYWTVPMSIVKADIIPHMRKDPSFVAKSNMKLLGAENKEIDPASVKWATLTNPYFYVRQEPGPTNSLGQLKIDMPNSDAVYMHDTPKKTLFRNDVRFNSSGCARIEGVRDLAAWLLEGSEWNRQSIEDEIAKGERKNITLKKQVPVAWVYLTGWQGADGQVQFRDDIYGLDTPQGIVTSTIQARKPKPKAATAAPPARPLVTPVKAAGNPPAPATTASN, encoded by the coding sequence ATGTCTGCGCGTCCCTCCATCCTCGCTGCCGCGGCCGCTCTTCTGCTGGCTTCGACGGCGCTCGTTCGTGCTAACGAGCCGAGCTACGGCCCGAACACCTATGATCGCACGCTCGAGGCGCTGATCGCCCATGAGGACGTCGCCAATCGCGGCGGCTGGCCCAAGGTGCCCGGCAGCGCCGCGGCCCTGAAGCCGGGTTCGCAAGGCCCGGATGTCGTCGCGCTGAAGCAGCGCCTGCTCGCCAGCGGTGATCTCGCGCCCGAGTCCGCAGCCGGCGATGTCTACGATGCTGCCGTGACCGAGGGCGTGAAGCGCTTCCAGCGTCGCCATGGCCTGTCGGATCTCGGCACGGTCGGTCGCCTGACCCTGAAGGCAATGAACACGCCGGTCGAATCGCGCCTGAACCAGCTCACCGCGACGCTGGAGCGCCTCAAGGGCAACGGCTTCAATTTCGCCAGCCGCTATGTCGTGGTGAACATCCCCGGCGCCAGTGTCGAGGCGGTCGAGAACGGAACGGTCCAGCAGCGCCATCTCGCCATCGTCGGCCGGCCGGACCGGCCCTCGCCGGTGATCCAGGCCAATATCTCATCGGTCAACCTGAACCCGTACTGGACGGTGCCGATGTCGATCGTGAAGGCCGACATCATCCCGCATATGCGCAAGGATCCGAGCTTCGTCGCCAAGTCGAACATGAAGCTGCTCGGCGCCGAGAACAAGGAAATCGACCCCGCGAGCGTGAAATGGGCGACCCTGACGAACCCCTATTTCTACGTCCGTCAGGAGCCCGGGCCGACCAACTCGCTCGGCCAGCTCAAGATCGACATGCCGAATTCCGACGCGGTCTACATGCATGACACGCCGAAGAAGACGCTGTTCCGCAACGATGTGCGCTTCAATTCCTCCGGCTGCGCCCGCATCGAGGGCGTGCGCGACCTCGCCGCCTGGCTGCTCGAAGGCTCGGAATGGAACCGTCAGTCGATCGAGGACGAGATCGCCAAGGGCGAGCGCAAGAACATCACGCTGAAGAAGCAGGTTCCCGTCGCCTGGGTCTACCTCACCGGTTGGCAGGGGGCGGACGGGCAGGTACAGTTCCGCGACGACATCTATGGGCTCGACACGCCGCAGGGCATCGTCACTTCGACGATCCAGGCGCGCAAGCCGAAGCCGAAGGCGGCGACCGCCGCTCCGCCGGCGAGGCCTCTGGTGACGCCCGTGAAGGCGGCGGGCAATCCGCCGGCTCCGGCGACGACCGCGAGCAACTGA